One genomic region from Devosia neptuniae encodes:
- a CDS encoding ABC transporter ATP-binding protein, producing the protein MSNLLTVRDLVVQVPARSTKIIDGISFSLDAGQTLGLVGESGCGKSMTCYAIARALPRGIAQTGGSIVLAKDTDGTGKPDDPTIAMIFQDPTSSLNPVHTIGYYLESSLYRHQGLKGADARMEAMRLLERVGIDQAKSRLRSYPHQFSGGMNQRVMIAHALAAKPKLLIADEPTTALDVTTQAQILYLLEELRAETGMALLIVSHDLGVIARLADRAAVMYCGKIVETAPVGELLERAAHPYARALIDCMPTIDPDDLAPPIPIPGSVPLLENLPAGCYFHPRCPRATEVCTVSFPDPTNVSPFHEASCYHPVAA; encoded by the coding sequence TTGTCAAATCTACTAACGGTTCGAGACCTGGTCGTTCAGGTGCCGGCGCGATCAACCAAAATCATTGATGGCATCAGCTTCTCGCTTGATGCCGGCCAGACGCTCGGGCTGGTCGGCGAGTCTGGCTGTGGCAAGAGCATGACTTGCTACGCCATCGCCAGGGCGTTGCCGCGTGGCATAGCACAAACGGGCGGCTCCATAGTGCTGGCCAAAGATACTGACGGCACCGGCAAGCCGGACGACCCGACGATAGCCATGATCTTTCAGGATCCCACAAGCAGCCTCAATCCAGTTCATACGATTGGGTATTATCTGGAATCGAGCCTCTATCGGCATCAGGGCCTTAAGGGCGCCGACGCGCGCATGGAGGCGATGCGGCTGCTGGAACGTGTGGGCATCGACCAGGCCAAGAGCCGGCTGCGCTCATATCCCCACCAGTTCTCGGGCGGCATGAACCAGCGCGTGATGATCGCGCACGCTCTGGCTGCCAAACCAAAATTGCTCATCGCCGATGAACCCACAACGGCATTGGACGTCACGACGCAAGCCCAGATCCTCTACCTGCTGGAGGAACTGCGAGCGGAAACCGGCATGGCCCTTTTGATCGTGTCGCATGACCTGGGTGTGATCGCCCGCCTGGCAGATCGGGCCGCCGTCATGTATTGCGGCAAGATCGTCGAGACAGCGCCCGTTGGTGAGCTGCTGGAGCGGGCTGCCCATCCATATGCCCGCGCTTTGATCGACTGCATGCCCACGATTGATCCCGACGACCTTGCGCCGCCAATTCCCATCCCCGGATCGGTTCCGCTGCTCGAGAACCTTCCGGCGGGCTGCTATTTCCATCCCCGCTGCCCTCGCGCGACCGAAGTGTGCACCGTCAGTTTCCCCGATCCGACAAATGTCAGCCCTTTCCATGAGGCCTCCTGCTACCACCCGGTGGCCGCATGA
- a CDS encoding ABC transporter substrate-binding protein: MLRTDRRNFLIGVSAAALLASTSGVNLAFAQERRELRLGVNGLPNSLEPVNAISNTGVRIVTQIFDTLIARDWFHDGAPGNGSELVPALAESWERIDDKSVRFKLRQNVLFHNGVEMTADDVAYTFSSDRLWGDEAIKTIPNGRNFSPNWDEPVVEDKYTVVLRTKTPSYLIEKIVASWVGRVVPKEYYQGLGAVEFGNKPIGTGPYKFVEFIAGDRVVLDANDNYWGEKPSASKITYQVVAEPATRVAGLISGEYDIVTTLTPDDVALVDSYPDLETRGTLIENFHMFTFNMNQPVFKSKTLRRAMALAVNRPLIVEALWKNLAVIPNGLNFPHFGATYDPDRRPLEYDVAEAKRLVAESGYDGTAITYRTMGNYYANAIPALLMMIEMWKEIGVNVVPEIYAPGTTAKDEDIWIRNWSNGLSLTDALNTIVSEFGPGRGIQTRWGWEAPAEFNELAMKVQELPDGPERFDAFNRMRDIFEEEAPAVILYQPFDVYGARKDVNWKPVSFETMELRAHNLSFN, encoded by the coding sequence ATGCTCAGAACTGATCGTAGGAACTTTTTGATTGGCGTGAGTGCCGCGGCCTTGCTGGCATCAACGTCGGGCGTCAATCTGGCGTTTGCGCAGGAGCGGCGCGAGCTGCGGTTGGGAGTTAATGGGCTCCCCAACTCGCTGGAACCGGTGAATGCCATCAGCAATACCGGCGTTCGCATTGTTACCCAGATTTTCGACACGCTTATCGCACGTGACTGGTTTCACGACGGTGCCCCTGGCAACGGCAGCGAGTTGGTGCCGGCTCTGGCCGAGAGCTGGGAGCGCATCGACGACAAGTCGGTCCGCTTCAAGCTGCGTCAGAACGTCTTGTTCCACAACGGGGTGGAGATGACGGCGGACGACGTGGCCTACACATTCTCATCGGATCGGCTGTGGGGCGACGAGGCGATCAAAACGATCCCCAATGGCCGCAACTTCTCGCCCAACTGGGACGAGCCGGTCGTGGAAGACAAGTATACCGTGGTCCTGCGTACCAAAACGCCGTCTTACCTGATCGAAAAGATCGTGGCGTCATGGGTTGGTCGCGTCGTTCCCAAGGAATATTATCAGGGTCTTGGGGCGGTCGAGTTCGGCAACAAGCCCATTGGCACTGGGCCCTACAAGTTCGTCGAGTTCATTGCCGGAGACCGTGTGGTTCTTGACGCCAATGACAACTATTGGGGTGAAAAGCCGTCTGCCTCGAAAATCACCTACCAGGTGGTGGCTGAACCGGCCACCCGCGTGGCGGGGCTGATCAGCGGCGAATACGATATTGTTACGACGCTGACCCCGGACGACGTGGCACTCGTCGATAGCTATCCGGATCTCGAAACCCGTGGAACTCTGATCGAGAACTTCCACATGTTCACCTTCAACATGAACCAGCCAGTCTTCAAGTCGAAGACGCTTCGGCGCGCCATGGCTCTCGCCGTCAACCGCCCGTTGATCGTCGAGGCGCTGTGGAAGAACCTGGCGGTGATCCCCAATGGCCTCAACTTCCCGCATTTCGGCGCGACCTATGATCCGGATCGCCGTCCTCTGGAGTATGACGTCGCGGAGGCCAAGCGGCTGGTGGCAGAAAGCGGCTACGACGGCACGGCGATTACCTACCGCACTATGGGCAACTACTACGCCAACGCTATCCCGGCATTGCTGATGATGATCGAGATGTGGAAGGAGATCGGCGTCAATGTCGTGCCGGAGATTTATGCTCCCGGCACGACGGCCAAGGACGAAGATATCTGGATCAGGAACTGGTCCAACGGCCTCTCCCTGACCGATGCCCTGAACACCATCGTCTCCGAGTTCGGACCGGGCCGCGGCATTCAAACGCGCTGGGGCTGGGAGGCGCCGGCCGAGTTCAACGAACTGGCGATGAAGGTGCAGGAGCTGCCGGACGGTCCGGAGCGTTTCGACGCTTTCAACCGCATGCGCGACATCTTCGAGGAAGAGGCGCCAGCCGTCATCCTCTACCAGCCGTTCGACGTTTATGGTGCACGCAAGGACGTGAACTGGAAGCCGGTAAGCTTCGAAACGATGGAATTGCGGGCGCACAATCTCAGCTTCAACTGA
- a CDS encoding Na/Pi cotransporter family protein, with protein sequence MASTLVLIDLLGAAALLLLGLRLLKSGVSTALGARLRQFLASSTRNRLTAFGAGLLTTLALQSSTAMAVIVSSFVAQGLVAPAMAQAVMLGANVGTAVVAQILSFDIHWLAPITILLGVIVGSRKSRRSRGLGEIGIGIGLMLLSLRLMSEATEPMRESEALVAFFALLSDAPVIAIGLSAALAAVSASSLAVVLFIMSLAAAGSIGHELCLLLVAGANVGGALPPVFATASEGTAARRVVISNLAVRGAGAMVLLLIAGWLTDHLPASVNLAQLTIEAHLAFNVGLALVFLPVIGPMSRLLTRLFPDKPTAKDTGPRHLDEALISDPPSALAAAMRETLRVGDLIEKMLEISLVALRTNDEHLCRSVSQLDDEVDAVHQAIKLYLARIERTGMDEAARRQSSNILDYAINLEHAGDITERSLSRLTVKKIEKQLQYSPEGMSEIEDLFRDTIDNLQLAQRVFINRDAQIARRLMEGKVTIRRKERASVERHMSRLQDQRPDTLQTTSLHVDVLRDLKRINGHLMSVAAPILEEAGMLRASRLRKG encoded by the coding sequence TTGGCCTCAACACTTGTTCTAATTGATCTATTGGGGGCCGCCGCCCTGCTCCTATTGGGCTTGCGCCTGCTTAAGTCCGGCGTGAGCACTGCGCTTGGTGCCCGCCTGCGCCAGTTCCTTGCTTCCAGCACGCGAAACCGCCTCACGGCGTTCGGAGCCGGCTTACTCACGACGCTCGCCCTCCAGAGCAGCACCGCCATGGCCGTCATCGTCAGCTCGTTCGTAGCGCAAGGGCTCGTCGCGCCCGCAATGGCGCAGGCCGTTATGTTGGGCGCCAATGTCGGGACAGCTGTTGTGGCCCAGATACTCTCCTTCGATATTCATTGGCTCGCGCCAATCACGATCCTGCTGGGCGTGATCGTTGGCTCACGAAAATCGCGCCGTAGCCGGGGACTAGGTGAGATCGGCATCGGTATCGGACTGATGCTGCTTTCGCTCCGACTGATGTCGGAAGCGACAGAGCCGATGCGAGAGTCGGAAGCGCTTGTGGCGTTCTTTGCTCTGCTCAGCGATGCTCCGGTTATCGCGATTGGGTTGTCTGCGGCGCTTGCGGCCGTATCCGCTTCCAGCCTCGCCGTGGTTCTTTTCATCATGTCGCTAGCTGCCGCTGGCAGCATCGGTCACGAACTCTGTCTGCTTCTAGTCGCCGGCGCCAATGTGGGCGGCGCGCTGCCCCCGGTATTTGCCACCGCATCCGAAGGCACGGCAGCCCGGCGTGTTGTCATCAGCAACCTGGCAGTCAGAGGAGCAGGTGCGATGGTTCTGCTGTTGATAGCCGGGTGGCTGACTGATCATCTGCCAGCTTCCGTGAACCTGGCTCAATTGACCATCGAGGCGCATCTGGCCTTCAACGTTGGGCTGGCGCTGGTCTTTCTTCCCGTCATCGGTCCGATGTCGCGACTGCTCACTCGGCTCTTTCCCGACAAGCCAACAGCAAAGGACACCGGCCCTCGCCATCTTGACGAGGCGCTCATATCCGACCCGCCATCCGCGTTAGCCGCAGCGATGCGCGAGACCCTGCGTGTCGGAGATCTCATCGAAAAAATGCTGGAGATCAGCCTCGTCGCACTCAGAACCAATGACGAACATCTCTGCCGGAGCGTGTCACAGCTCGACGACGAGGTGGACGCGGTCCATCAAGCCATCAAACTCTATCTCGCTCGCATCGAAAGAACGGGTATGGACGAGGCAGCTCGCCGGCAGTCCAGTAACATCCTCGATTACGCCATCAACCTCGAGCATGCGGGCGACATCACCGAGCGCAGCCTCTCGCGGCTGACTGTCAAGAAAATCGAGAAGCAGCTTCAATATTCGCCCGAAGGCATGAGCGAGATCGAAGATCTGTTTCGCGACACCATCGACAATCTCCAGCTCGCACAGCGGGTGTTTATCAACCGCGACGCCCAGATCGCGCGGCGGCTCATGGAGGGCAAAGTCACGATCCGACGCAAGGAGCGCGCCTCGGTTGAGCGGCACATGTCCAGGCTGCAGGATCAGCGGCCCGATACATTGCAGACGACGTCTCTCCACGTGGACGTGCTGCGCGACCTCAAGCGCATCAATGGCCACCTGATGTCCGTGGCAGCGCCGATCCTCGAGGAGGCCGGCATGCTGCGCGCGAGCCGCCTTCGGAAGGGATGA
- a CDS encoding LysR family transcriptional regulator — protein MAINVTHLRSFYHVARLGSFTQAAKALGVSQPTLTRQLLTLEGDFDVKLLRRSTRKLELTEEGRRLLEICEPIFAGLEEAESYLRTEHEKLVRVDSVYTSRMTDFLAFGHRNFKSCRFDVRMRRSNEVYRSLLDGDCDIGMLTLPQDSTEFDHFTVGTYPLIALVGNDHPWRSRKTVSVFELVGQPVVATSHLSQSRHALDRALQSRNLNIDIVQVLDSNEVILDVIRNSASVGLMGYTGLIERGVDHYVTFDEPDMSVALHFACSHTGSSRGVTRAIFNLWKRELRAGAHPALPSAVR, from the coding sequence ATGGCTATAAACGTCACGCATCTAAGATCATTCTATCACGTTGCTCGGCTGGGCAGTTTCACCCAGGCGGCGAAGGCACTTGGCGTTTCCCAGCCCACGCTGACGCGGCAATTACTGACGCTTGAAGGTGATTTCGACGTCAAGTTGCTGCGCCGTAGCACGCGCAAACTCGAACTAACCGAGGAGGGCCGGCGGTTGCTGGAAATCTGCGAGCCGATCTTTGCAGGTCTCGAAGAAGCCGAGAGCTATCTCAGGACCGAGCATGAAAAGCTGGTGCGAGTGGACTCGGTATACACATCGCGCATGACAGACTTTCTGGCCTTCGGTCACCGCAACTTTAAGAGTTGCCGGTTCGATGTGCGCATGAGGCGCAGCAACGAGGTTTACCGCTCGCTGCTCGATGGCGATTGCGATATCGGCATGCTGACCCTGCCACAGGACAGTACCGAGTTTGACCACTTCACCGTCGGCACCTATCCATTAATTGCCCTCGTGGGGAATGATCATCCTTGGCGCAGCAGAAAAACGGTCTCGGTATTCGAGCTAGTGGGACAGCCGGTCGTCGCGACATCGCATCTCAGCCAATCGCGCCACGCTCTCGACCGGGCGCTTCAATCCCGCAATCTCAATATAGATATCGTACAGGTGCTCGATTCTAACGAAGTCATCCTCGATGTCATCCGCAACTCGGCAAGTGTCGGCCTCATGGGCTATACCGGCCTGATCGAGCGCGGCGTCGACCATTATGTTACCTTTGATGAGCCCGACATGTCGGTCGCTCTCCATTTCGCTTGTTCCCATACTGGTAGTAGCCGCGGCGTCACCCGAGCGATCTTCAACCTTTGGAAACGTGAACTGCGCGCGGGCGCGCATCCTGCTCTGCCAAGCGCGGTACGCTGA
- a CDS encoding glycerophosphodiester phosphodiesterase, translating to MFDLLPSRSRHILVCGHRGHVVDGHENTRPAFRHAAGLGASLCEIDLRLTRDERLVVFHDDILDDASTGAGLISQLDYGQIAQFRTKARNGMPIEGQPIELFENVLAFCHDLGLGLIVEIKDKVEDAAYLEQVVALLRAAGMFERVLISSFDYVVLRDIKRLAPGIRTMGINYHRLVEPAASARSATMDVMNTDYPQFAPDLAESLHGAGIGVSHFVPRPEFFALRRGYGTDYLEKLDVYLRAGLIDMLVCDDVGWAVDFVVNSGLTVARLDPITSPGPAV from the coding sequence ATGTTTGATCTTTTACCCTCGCGCTCTCGACACATTCTCGTCTGCGGCCATCGTGGCCATGTCGTAGACGGCCACGAAAACACCCGTCCGGCCTTCCGCCACGCCGCCGGGCTTGGCGCCTCGCTATGTGAAATTGACCTGCGTTTGACCCGCGATGAGCGGCTCGTGGTGTTCCACGACGATATCCTCGACGACGCCTCGACCGGCGCCGGCCTTATCTCGCAGTTGGATTATGGGCAAATCGCCCAGTTCCGCACCAAGGCACGCAACGGCATGCCAATTGAGGGACAGCCGATCGAACTCTTCGAAAACGTGCTCGCCTTCTGCCACGACCTCGGACTTGGGCTGATCGTGGAGATTAAGGACAAGGTCGAGGACGCAGCCTATCTCGAGCAGGTGGTCGCACTGCTCAGGGCGGCAGGAATGTTCGAGCGGGTGCTTATCAGCTCATTCGACTATGTGGTGCTGCGCGACATCAAGCGTCTTGCCCCTGGCATCCGTACCATGGGCATCAACTACCATCGTCTCGTTGAGCCGGCGGCCAGCGCCCGCTCGGCAACGATGGATGTCATGAATACCGACTATCCGCAGTTTGCGCCCGATCTCGCCGAGAGCCTTCATGGCGCCGGTATCGGGGTGAGCCATTTCGTGCCGCGGCCCGAATTCTTCGCATTGCGGCGCGGCTATGGCACTGACTATCTCGAAAAACTCGACGTCTATCTGCGCGCCGGGTTGATCGACATGCTGGTCTGCGACGATGTCGGTTGGGCCGTCGATTTTGTCGTCAACAGCGGCCTCACCGTCGCCCGGCTCGATCCCATCACGTCACCGGGCCCGGCGGTCTAG